From the Veillonellaceae bacterium genome, the window GCATATAAGGTCGGTGCCGGCAGCGCAATATTATACTTGTACTGAATTAAGTCATCCAATGAATCAGTAACGGCCGTTTTGGCATGGGCCGGGCATCGCCGAATGCATTCACCGCAATCAATACAGCGAGCTTCTATTATCTGTGACCTGCCCCTGCGTATTCTTATAGCTTCTGTGGGGCAACGTTTAGCACAGATGACACAACCTTTACAGCGGTTTTCAATTAATCGAACCGAATGAAAATAGTCGCCCACATTCAACACCACACTATCATTAAAACTTAGTTATGCTACCTGGTAAGAGCATTAAAACTTCCATTATAATAAACAGTCATCGTGATGGTTGTCCCAACCCCAACTTTCGATTTAATCTCAAATTCGTTGGTACACCTAACCATATTCGGCAGGCCCATACCGGCACCAAACCCCATCTCGCGAATATAATCAGGCGCCGTTGAGTAACCTTCCTGCATAGCCAGTTTGATATCAGGAATGCCAGGTCCCTCATCATTAACGGTTATTTGCGCACGGTCTGAAAATATTTCCGCTTTAATCTTACCTCGATAAGCATGAATGATTACATTCATCTCGGCCTCATAAGTACTAATAGCGATACGGCGTATAACCTCGGCAGGAATACCTATTTGCTGAAGTACAAGTTTTATTTTACTTGACGCCTCACCTGCTGCGTCAAAGTCTGAACCATTTAGATCAAAGTCCAATACGATAAACTGTGTGCTTTGTTCCACCTACATACAACCTTTCAGCCCATGTTGATAAAGTCGTCCGCAGGCCTCATACATTGGTAGTTTTGTAGTAAGCAACGGAATACCCTTTTGCTGAGCCATTGGCAGTAACTCGGCGTTAGGGCATTTCCCATTTACAAAAACAATCCCAACTAAATCACTCATCTCGGCTGTGCGAATGACCTGAACGTTAGTTAGGCCAGTGAGAAGCAATGTTTCCTTAATGGGACAGGCTAAAACATCGCTCAGCAAATCGGAGCCGCAGACCGTGGCAACTTCTTTCACTAGTAATAACTCTTCGCCGCTAAGAATTTCGGCCCCGAGTATCTGTCTGACCTCTGCAAGCTTCATAAACCCTTCCCCCTTCATCGATCTACTGACCGAGCTTAGCCTGGGTATATTTCAGGTTTGGAGCTAACGACTATTTAGTACGAAATTTCACACATTTGTATACAGAAATAAAGG encodes:
- a CDS encoding anti-sigma regulatory factor, which produces MVLDFDLNGSDFDAAGEASSKIKLVLQQIGIPAEVIRRIAISTYEAEMNVIIHAYRGKIKAEIFSDRAQITVNDEGPGIPDIKLAMQEGYSTAPDYIREMGFGAGMGLPNMVRCTNEFEIKSKVGVGTTITMTVYYNGSFNALTR